AGATGAATAATTGGTACAGAGGTTCTGTTGACAATTCGGTTTCCAAATCCATGCCGCTTGGTTCTTTAAGATCTGTTCATAATTTCTTCCTTTCACTAAATTCAAATTAAAATCTAGCATATTTATGGTTTTTTTTATTTCAAGGGAATTTTCTAAAGAGCATCCTTACAAATTTATTAGTAGGGGAAAATTTGGTATATTTTAATGATAATTAGATTAAAAGAATTGTTAccaaaaaaaactaaaataacgGAGGTAATCGTAATAACGTAAACCAAAGGGGAGGTGAGTGAAACTAAGCGAAACGTGGAGGGATGTCTATGAAATTATTCCAAAAAAATAAAACTAAATTAAGTAGGCTTTTGCATTTGGGAGCGGATCTGCTCCAGTAACTTTAGCTCCAGTTTTCTTGTTGCATTTAGAGGTACTTATCAGGCAGATAGTTACGCTTAACAGATCGACTTTATCGGCTATAAACTTTTAAATATACTAATTCTCTAGCCAACTCCAATAAGATATCGATTGATTCTGGTATGAGGTTAACAATTATCGAGCGGTTATCAAGGCAAGTGCATCGACTAAATAAAAAAGTCAATGAAAATTAAAATCACAACATGTACTCAGCTTCCATCGATGAATCATTGGAATTGCGTTTTCCAGCTTATCTTGCCGAAGCAAGACTCGAGACTCGCCTATTGAATCTTTTTTCCTAGGCagattgcccttttttttttttttttggaagcaACCACTATAGGCAGATTGCCTATAATATTTGCTTTGATGCAATTTGTTTCacacaataatgtggacattgcAAGTTCTAAACGATATATAATTGTCAATTACAACTGTAGTTTTAAAAAATTACATACAACGTAAGTACACTGACATGCTAATATTAATATTTCCTTTAAGGCGAATTTAAGATTTCTAGAACATGActcaccacaaaaaaaaaatgtattaagtGGAATTGATCCCTAGTCCTGTAAGTAAATAACTTAAACCAAAGGCCACATTTAACCTTCTTGTAACATGTGTTCCAGCAGTTAATATTATatcaattttaaaaattatatacaaaaaatatctAATTTTACAGAAAGATCATGTTCACGTGACCCAACATTACTACATAAAATCGCCCCCGTATCTACCCTATACACTTTTGGCACTTCATAGAAAAACACAAGTAAAATAATGGAAAATAAAATTACAGAGAGAAAGAGTCTCTAATTCTCTATGTTGTCTTTTTTCTACATCCCAGTTGAAACTCTCACCAATTGTGTCCCTTTCCATTCCAAGACCATCTCATGGTGTGTCTTTCTTCTTCAGTCCTCATCTTTAACGAGAATTGCGCTTTAGGGTTAAGACTTAAGAAGTGACAAGAAGTCTAGAGTGGCTAGTTGTTTCCTAAAAAGTGTATAAGATATTGAATCTGAACGGGGTTTTAACTTTAGGGTTTATAATAGATACTTTATATACCGAGGTGATGATATAAATATGATAATTCATAATGGGTTAGCGGTTTACCCGTAAAGAAATTGTGTAATTCGTCTCCGCACCGATAAATCGTTAACTATAAACTTTTAATCTATTCACCAACAGTTAATCCGATAACCCAATAAGTTAGTTTGCGGTTGAGTTATCGGTTATGGTTCAATTTAAAACAGTCCTTGTTACTTTAAATGATGACAGCTAGTTAGTTTTGCGGTTGGATAAAAGGTTATGGTTCGATTTTAAGCGTCCTAGTTACTTTAAATGATGACAACTCATCAATATAAGATCCAATGGTTATAACTTATTGTTCAAGAATTACAAAGAAACACCGTCTAAAGTTCTTAATTGTCAACCTTTTTTCGGTATATGTTCTCCCTCGTTTGCTTCATACAATTGTGTTACTCTTCTACTTTCTTTTGAAGTGCAATAAAGTGTCAAACTTTCAGTTTTATTATTTTTATGAAGTATAATTTtgaatgaaatttagaacatTAAATTCTACCACAGAAATAAACGTACAAAAAAACAAGCAAATACGAATATTGAGACGATGATTACACCATCATCCAAacaattaatgacaattagtggTGTTGCTGATATAACAATTATGTAAACGCCGTGTTATTATTGTCGATGTGCAAGATAACTCCACTAGGTTAACACTTAAAATATTCCTAGTGGCCTTTTCTTTTCAGCTAAAGATTAAAGAGTTTATCCTTTCAACTAGAAAAGATAACTAGCTGGGTCAGTgctaaatatttttttggattcaGGTTCTGTGAAATGTATAAGAACGTTTTACTGAATTAGTAAAATTTACTTATATAAATTTGGCAAGTAAATTTGGCTTGAAAGAACAGAACATAGAGGGGTAGGTGATTGAAATTGACACTAGAAAAAGAGGTTTTTCCCACTGATAAATACTGAAAAATTTGTGTGATAAAACATATTTTCTCACCTCATTCCCACTGAATCAATTAACTGAAAAAATATATTGTAGGAAACATGTTCTCATTGAAACACTGAGAAACTTCTTGATTTTTCaatgtgaaaacactactatttaggttTTTAGCACCGACATTTAGTGGGAATAGCCACTAAACATTTTTTAATGTTAAAATTTCAGTAGGAAAATAATGATTTTTTAGTAGTGCGAGAAAAAATTGATGGTGtttctttggaattttggaaCAATAAGTTGCCTAGTGAGGTTTATATCTCATGTGTGGTTTGCGAGCCATTACACAGTTAGCAGTTTACCAGTGGGCACCCGAatggtagcggctgcgggtttttccgagctttaaaaaaaaaaaagttatagcCATTTGAATCTTATATTGATGAGTTGTCATCATCTAAAGCAACAACCGGACAAAACTGGAGCTACAATTCCTTCTTGAGATTAAAATGTAATTAGCTGCGTAATTTACTCCATCGTTTCTGTATCCATGTTATCCCTTTTGTTTGGATAAATAAATATAAGTCTTgttctcttcttttattttctttttctgaaTGGTGATGTTGAATCGTCTATTTTCAAATATTATTATGTCATTTAATGCGTCTTTTTATCTTAATTTTCTATTCACCATATTTGAGAAACCGAACCATATTTAAATAATTATGCTAAATTTGTGTTTTTCTTATTTCTGATCAATTTTTAATGGAAACATCACTATTCTCCCTATTAGAGTAATCTATTAAGAACTTTTTTCTATTCTTGATAATGCAATAATTATATTTCATATGAAGTCAAGTCAATAAAAATAtagtttattaaaaaaaaatgtatttcgtgcaaATCACGGTCATAATGATCAGTGATCTAGTCAAAAAGAGAgcaacaaaaaattaaagaatatACTCCGTTCGGTTCATAATCCCAATGTGTCAAAGTTAATTGTAATATACAAATTTTATATTAAGGTAATTTAATCAacatattaatatttttttaggaGTTAGTGTTTTCTTAAGGGATATGCTAAAGATTAAGTAGACACTTATTTTAAACCGAAGGAAGTAAAACGAAAAAGGTCTTTTTCTCGTTGCGTAgaaagataaattatataaaGACATTGGTGAGTTAAGAATCCATTAAGCATTAAGTAAGACTCACTTTAATTTGTTTACAATTTATAGGTTGTTAATCACCGAACATTATTGACTAAACACAGCACCGGTTGTTAAGTCTACCAAAAGGCATATCCAGAATGCCGAGTCCAATGCTAATTTGTGGTAATTATTTATGACTGCTTTTCAAGTCGTTGGAATAATTTTATATTTTCGCTCTTTATTAAAATTTCCAATTTGGAAAAATTTAAGTGTGAATAATTTGTAATTTCCCGGCCTTTTAGTCCTTTGTAGTATAAATTGCATGTGATTTTTCATCGTCATTAGGGGGCGTTTATGGTTCGGTTTAGGTCGATTTTTTAATTGAAAAATAAATCAATTAAATCGGTTATTCAAATATTGGAACTAATCAAATCAATTAAATCGGTCTTTTATCGCTTTGATTTTTGTTGATTTTGTAGCTTTTTCGGTAAATTTGGTTTTTTGTCATTTTTTCATACGGCACTATGTTTCCAATCACATATGACTATATTCCAGCATAACACTACCCAACCAATTATTCTTTAAAAGAGAAAACAGGAAACACACATACGTATTTAAGTTATATATTTAGCTTTCTCCAAAAAATCGTATGATTTGTCCAAGAATTAGAAATGTAATAAAATTTCTTTACAACGAATGGTTTTTGTTTGTACAAAAAAGTAAAGATCTAGTTGTGATATACCAAGATATCTTGACGATGATTGAATTAAACAACGATGAATAAAGATAttaatcttaatcattcagatctcTGTCTAGTCAGTTTATTTTTTAGATCTGAATCTTAATTATTCATTCATATCTTAATCACTAAGTGTGTTTCTTTATCTTATTTTACAACCACTTAATGAGTCTAAATAGAACTAAATGATTAAGATTTATAACAAAGAGTTTGTATATCATTAAGATGTTTATTGAAGGACTTCTACAAAGATGATAGTTTACCACTACTTCATCTACTTCCACACACCACCCATAACCACCACTACTGCCAATCACCACCAACCACCACCCTTAGGCACAACTTCCAATGCCAATCACCATAGTCAGCAGTCACTACCATTAGCCACAATGTACAACCATCACCACCAATCACCACCATTAACATTATGTATAAATAATCATTGTCATCATTCACCTCCACAATTAGCTATTATTGTTATCCACCACAATTATCATCTGCCACCAATAAGAACTATTATTGATCACTACTGTTAGCCACTATCACCACTAGCTACTATCCACAGCCAAAATCATTAGTCAACACAATCCCATATGGGCACACACAAACTACCATTAGTCACCACCGCCATCAGCTACAATATAATTTCcttaaaatattttattaacATTAATTTAGTgttttatttaaatttaaattttatgtttatTAATTTCAAATAAGATAAGTTTATATGTTCAGATGTTgagaaaacaaacagtcttaattatTTAGTATTTAAGTCCTAATACAACATCTTAATAAATGAGTTTTCAGATTCAGATATATCTTAGGTTATTTGGAAAACTCAATtgattttggaaaatcaaaatcCTCACAGTTTCAAAAAACAGTATGGCAAACTAGACATTGTTGAGTGAATCTCTACATTCATAGTGGCATCTCAATGACAGGTTTGATTGAAAGCTTTGCAAAATAAAAGGTTAATTATCCAATACaatttttgttaaacaattattcaCAAAACCATTTTTTTCTAAAACTTTCTTCATAATAGTCATCCAAACAAAAATTATAAATGTCTTCCAAAAGCCGTATACTACACTTTCCACCCTTTGCAAAATTATCAATCACATTCAAATATATTAATCCTATatcttttataaaagaaaaaataactcACAATAACGTACGCAACAGTTTGTACATTGCAATAATCCCATAATAGTGTGGGGCAGAAAGGTCAAGCAACAATCATAGCCTAAGCTTGATTCGTATTGACTTTGCTAAGAACTATATAAAGGAAGGCAATTTCTTTCTAATATACTACTAATAAGTAGACGGACTTATGTTCTGTTTTTTCAACTACCTGAGGAATGTGGAACAAGTTCTTTTTGACCTTTTGCTACTTATTGGTGCACTTTAATAAGTTGTCACATTTTCGCTATCATCGCCTAATCTTTTGAGTGAAAAATTATCgaatttccttttcattttttttttttcaaatcttgGTGCTATATAATGGATCAACTTTGAACTTTAGCAAGACCACACAAATCCAATATCAAGTACCACACAAATCCAATATCAAGTATTCCCTTGAACCATTCTATTTCCAGTGCATACTATAGTACCGCATATGGAGAAGCACATTTTCTTGATGATTCTTCTCTTTATGGTTACATATTTCTCCGTTTCTATATCGGTTGCTTCCTCAAATGAGACTGACCAAGAATTCCTACTAGCTTTCCAAAATCTTGTTACAAGTCCCAGTCTCTTTTTGGCCAAGAACTGGACCAGGGATATTTCTTTTTGCTCTTGGTTTGGTGTCACTTGCAATTTGAAAAAGCAAAGGGTTGTGGCCTTGGCCCTTCCTAATTTGCAACTTGAAGGCACAATTTCCCTATCTTTGACAAATTTGTCTTTTCTTAGAGAGCTCAACCTTGGGAACAACAACTTCTATGGTGGCATCCCGTATGGCATTGGCCACTTGCCTCGCTTGCGAGTGCTTGATGTCCAAAACAATCAGCTCCAAGGAACTGTCCCGACAAGTCTGTTTCAACACCAGAGAATACGCATAATTTCATTGTCTTGCAATAAACTCAGTggttcaatgttgaaagagacATGGGATGCACTGGAGCTCAGAGTCTTGGATCTCACAAACAATAGCCTCACAGATCAAATTCCTCCTTCTATTGGAAATGCCACAAAGTTGACGAAATTGAGGTTGTCCGGGAATAGAATCAACGGCAACATTCCAAAGGAGATTGGTAATCTAAGCCAACTTGCAGAGTTGTCATTGGCCGATAACAACTTATCTGGTCCCATTCCTGCAACACTTTTTAGTATTTCGTCGCTCCTTGCCTTACATCTGCAAAAAAATAGCCTGTCTGGCCCTCTCTTGCTTGATGAAGGGCACACTTTTTCAAATCTAAAGTTTATGAGATTATATGGCAATCACATTTCTGGTCACATTCCTTCTAACATTTGCCAACTCACAGAGCTCAAAGTTCTATCCATATCTCTCAACAACATAACTGGAGAGATACCCACAAATATTGGTTGTCTAGCCAAGCTCGAGGCATTCCATATTGGATATAACAAAATAAATGGGATTGTTCCCCTTTCATTGGGCAATATTTCAACTCTGCAGTATCTTAGTTGTCCAAACAATCACGTAGAAGGGCCAATTCCTCAAGAATTAGGGAAACTATCAAACTTGAGGTTGTTAgattttcaagaaaattataatcTTATCGGTGAAATTCCAAAGGATGTTTTCAACATTTCTTCTATGGAAGTTATTTCCTTGAATTTAAACAACCTCTCCGGTAGAATTCCAGCAACTACAGGTCTTCATCTTCCGAACCTTAAGGAGCTTTACTTGGCACACAATCAGATCGAGGGGCAAATTCCACCATTCATAACAAATGCTTCCAAGCTTTCTGAGTTGGTGCTAGCTGCAAACATTTTCACCGGCAACATTCCTAATAATTTGGGATCTCTTCGTGAGCTGGAAGGATTGTTCCTAGTAGATAATCAACTCATCAATGAACCAAGTAAACATGAGTTATTATTCTTAAATTCATTGGTGAACTGCAGGATGTTGCAATATCTATCGGTTGGTCACAATCCGTTAAATGGatttttttccaattttgttGGGAATCTGTCATCAACCATTGAATACTTTGAAGTAGCAAATGCAGGAATCAATGGCTCCATACCCAAAGGCATAGGCAACATGAGCAGTCTAATGATGCTGGACTTTCAGAAAAACAACTTGATGGGGAGTATTCCTTCAGAGGTTAGTAAGCTTAAGAAAATCCAAGGGCTATATCTGAATAACAATAAATTGCAAGGAAATATTCCAGAGGCAGTATGTCAATTATCTAATTTGGTTCAATTGACTTTGTATGGTAATGAGCTCTCTGGGGTGATCCCAGAATATATAGGAAATCTAAGCATGCTACAAAAACTTTGGTTGGGTTCCAATAATTTTGCATCAAAGTTACCTCTGAGTCTTTGGAAAATGACCGGTCTTCTTCATCTAAACATTTCACGGAATTCTATACAAGGGGAAGTTCAACAACATATCGGAGAACTAAAGGCCATTGTAGTACTAGATCTTTCTAGTAACCACTTTTCAGGCATGATACCAAGCAGAATAGGGGACCTCGAAAACATGCAATATCTCTCCCTATCAAACAACTCCTTTTTGGGTTCAATTCCATTAtgttttgcaaacttgataagcGTGGAATTTATGGATCTGTCATTAAATTCCATTTCAGGCGCTATTCCTAAGTCATTGGAAAAACTTTCACACCTTAAAAGCATTAATGTTTCATTTAATGATTTAGAAGGCGAAATACCCAGTAGTGGTGTGTTTGCGAATTTCACTTCGCGATCTTTCAAAGGGAATAGAGGTTTATGTGGAATGCACTTGTTGGCAGTTCCTGCTTGCGCTATCACCAATCCTAGACATCATGCAAAGTCTAGGCTTATGCCAATCGTTACTCTGGTAGTTTCTTCATCCTTTCTGATATTTTTATTGGTCTCAATTTGGATAATGAAACAACAAAGGAAAGGAGAGTCAAAAGATGTAGAAAAGGTACCAAGTATCACGACTTATCCATTGATTTCTTATCACGAGATTCAACGAGCAACAAACAATTTTGATGTATCAAATTTAATTGGTGAGGGAGGTTCTGGCTCGGTGTATAAAGGCACATTATCAAACGGAATGGTGGTGGCCATAAAGGTTCTGGACATGCAAAACGAGGAAGGTGCTAAAAGATTTGACACTGAATGTGAAGTGATGAGAAATGTTAGACACAAAAATCTTATTACATTAATTACTACTTGCTCTAG
Above is a genomic segment from Lycium barbarum isolate Lr01 chromosome 12, ASM1917538v2, whole genome shotgun sequence containing:
- the LOC132624955 gene encoding putative receptor-like protein kinase At3g47110; its protein translation is MEKHIFLMILLFMVTYFSVSISVASSNETDQEFLLAFQNLVTSPSLFLAKNWTRDISFCSWFGVTCNLKKQRVVALALPNLQLEGTISLSLTNLSFLRELNLGNNNFYGGIPYGIGHLPRLRVLDVQNNQLQGTVPTSLFQHQRIRIISLSCNKLSGSMLKETWDALELRVLDLTNNSLTDQIPPSIGNATKLTKLRLSGNRINGNIPKEIGNLSQLAELSLADNNLSGPIPATLFSISSLLALHLQKNSLSGPLLLDEGHTFSNLKFMRLYGNHISGHIPSNICQLTELKVLSISLNNITGEIPTNIGCLAKLEAFHIGYNKINGIVPLSLGNISTLQYLSCPNNHVEGPIPQELGKLSNLRLLDFQENYNLIGEIPKDVFNISSMEVISLNLNNLSGRIPATTGLHLPNLKELYLAHNQIEGQIPPFITNASKLSELVLAANIFTGNIPNNLGSLRELEGLFLVDNQLINEPSKHELLFLNSLVNCRMLQYLSVGHNPLNGFFSNFVGNLSSTIEYFEVANAGINGSIPKGIGNMSSLMMLDFQKNNLMGSIPSEVSKLKKIQGLYLNNNKLQGNIPEAVCQLSNLVQLTLYGNELSGVIPEYIGNLSMLQKLWLGSNNFASKLPLSLWKMTGLLHLNISRNSIQGEVQQHIGELKAIVVLDLSSNHFSGMIPSRIGDLENMQYLSLSNNSFLGSIPLCFANLISVEFMDLSLNSISGAIPKSLEKLSHLKSINVSFNDLEGEIPSSGVFANFTSRSFKGNRGLCGMHLLAVPACAITNPRHHAKSRLMPIVTLVVSSSFLIFLLVSIWIMKQQRKGESKDVEKVPSITTYPLISYHEIQRATNNFDVSNLIGEGGSGSVYKGTLSNGMVVAIKVLDMQNEEGAKRFDTECEVMRNVRHKNLITLITTCSSKYVRAFVLQYMPNGSLQDWLYKEECHLNLHQRVIIMLDVAVAIEYLHHGYDTPIVHCDLKPANVLLNEDMVAHVGDFGISKILAVSKFMTHTETLGTLGYIAPEYGSEGRVSTSVDVYSYGIMLIEVLTKRRPTHEDIFNENSVLRQWIRRAFPRTEAKVVNANLFHEKEHMTSQCETCIDTMIELALDCTKKKPESRITMKDVVKRLTKIKNTLET